One part of the Halostagnicola larsenii XH-48 genome encodes these proteins:
- the dgoD gene encoding galactonate dehydratase has translation MTEIIDYELFEVPPRWLFLRLETSDGTVGWGEPVVEGRAKTVRTAVEELLDNYLLGADPSRIEDHWQTMYRGGFYRGGPVLMSAIAGIDQALWDIKGKRLGVPVHELLGGAARDRIRVYQWIGGDRPSDVAEQAREQVEAGFTALKMNATEEIERVDDPATVEAAVTRLREVRDAVGDEVDIGVDFHGRVSKPMAKRLVKRLEPHEPMFVEEPVLPEHNDALPEIAAHTSSPIATGERMFSRWDFKEIFENGSVDVIQPDLSHAGGITEVKKIAAMAEAYDVAMAPHCPLGPIALASCLQVDACSHNAFIQEQSLNIHYNETSDVLDYLADPSVFEYEDGYVQIPNDPGLGIEIDEEHVRAQTGVDHDWHNPVWRHEDGSVAEW, from the coding sequence ATGACCGAAATTATTGATTACGAACTGTTCGAAGTGCCGCCGCGGTGGTTGTTCTTGCGCCTCGAGACATCCGACGGGACCGTCGGGTGGGGCGAACCCGTCGTGGAAGGTCGCGCAAAGACCGTCAGAACCGCAGTCGAGGAACTCCTCGACAATTACCTGCTCGGGGCTGACCCGAGTCGAATCGAAGATCACTGGCAGACGATGTACCGCGGAGGGTTCTATCGAGGCGGCCCGGTTCTGATGAGCGCGATTGCGGGTATTGATCAGGCGCTGTGGGACATCAAGGGCAAGCGTCTTGGCGTCCCCGTCCACGAGTTACTCGGCGGTGCGGCCAGAGATCGGATCCGCGTCTATCAGTGGATCGGCGGGGATCGACCCTCCGACGTCGCCGAACAGGCTCGAGAGCAGGTCGAAGCGGGATTCACGGCGCTCAAAATGAACGCGACGGAAGAAATCGAACGGGTGGACGATCCAGCGACGGTCGAAGCCGCCGTCACTCGGCTTCGCGAAGTTCGCGACGCCGTCGGCGACGAGGTCGACATCGGCGTCGACTTCCACGGTCGCGTTTCGAAGCCGATGGCAAAGCGCCTCGTCAAACGGCTGGAACCGCACGAACCGATGTTCGTCGAGGAGCCGGTGCTCCCAGAACACAACGACGCGCTCCCCGAAATCGCCGCCCACACGAGTAGTCCGATCGCGACCGGTGAACGGATGTTTTCCCGCTGGGATTTCAAGGAAATCTTCGAGAACGGGTCCGTCGACGTGATCCAGCCGGATCTCAGCCACGCCGGCGGGATTACGGAGGTCAAGAAGATCGCCGCGATGGCCGAAGCCTACGACGTGGCGATGGCCCCACACTGTCCGCTTGGACCGATCGCGCTCGCGTCCTGTCTGCAGGTGGATGCCTGCTCGCACAACGCGTTCATCCAGGAGCAGAGCCTGAACATCCACTACAACGAGACCAGCGACGTGCTCGACTATCTGGCCGATCCGTCCGTCTTCGAATACGAAGACGGCTACGTGCAGATTCCGAACGATCCAGGCCTCGGTATCGAGATCGACGAGGAACACGTCCGAGCCCAGACGGGCGTCGACCACGACTGGCACAATCCCGTCTGGCGACACGAGGACGGGAGCGTCGCCGAGTGGTAA
- a CDS encoding hemolysin family protein: MTLTQYLLVAGISVDQDLLTVVGGFALLVLLGLSAFFSSSELAMFSLARHRVEALREEGAAGAQTLAELKDDPHRLLVTILVGNNLVNIAMSSIATALVGFYLDSGPAVLVSTFGVTAVVLLFGESGPKSYAVENTESWALRTAGPLKLSKTLLFPLVVVFDHLTRLVNSVTGGQSSIEDSYVSRDEIQDMIETGEREGVLEEGEKEMLQRILRFNNTIAKEVMTPRLDVDAISKSVSIETAIQACVQSGHERLPVYEASLDNVIGVVSIRDLVREHLYGERTGIELTDLVQPTLHVPESKNVDELLGEMQSERVHLAVVLDEFGTTEGILTTEDITEAVVGELLEEEEEHPVEFIDENTVIVRGEVNIDEVNEALDIELPEGEEFETIAGFIFNRSGRLVEDGEVFVHDDIEIRIEEVENTRITKSRITKTVPDESSEGLEEGPAEYGELSDEAET; encoded by the coding sequence ATGACACTAACACAATATCTCCTCGTGGCAGGTATTTCGGTCGATCAGGACCTGTTGACCGTCGTCGGTGGTTTCGCCCTACTCGTGTTGTTAGGTCTCTCGGCGTTTTTCTCCTCGTCGGAGCTCGCGATGTTCTCGCTGGCCAGACACCGAGTCGAAGCACTGCGCGAGGAAGGCGCAGCGGGAGCGCAAACGCTGGCCGAGTTGAAAGACGATCCGCACCGCCTTCTCGTGACGATTCTCGTGGGGAACAATCTGGTCAACATCGCGATGTCGTCGATAGCGACCGCACTCGTCGGGTTTTACCTCGACAGCGGACCGGCCGTTCTCGTCTCCACCTTCGGCGTAACTGCTGTCGTATTGTTGTTCGGGGAATCGGGACCAAAGTCCTACGCCGTCGAGAACACTGAATCCTGGGCCCTCAGGACTGCGGGTCCGTTGAAACTCTCCAAAACACTGCTCTTCCCGCTGGTCGTCGTCTTCGATCACCTCACGCGGCTGGTAAACAGCGTAACAGGCGGCCAGTCGTCGATCGAGGACTCCTACGTCAGCCGCGACGAGATTCAGGACATGATCGAGACCGGCGAACGGGAGGGCGTCCTCGAGGAGGGCGAAAAGGAGATGCTCCAGCGCATTCTACGATTCAACAACACGATCGCAAAGGAGGTGATGACGCCGCGACTCGATGTCGACGCGATCTCCAAGTCGGTCTCGATCGAAACGGCGATTCAGGCCTGCGTCCAGTCCGGTCACGAACGCCTGCCCGTCTACGAGGCGAGTCTGGACAACGTCATCGGCGTCGTCTCGATTCGCGACCTCGTCCGCGAGCACCTCTACGGCGAACGGACGGGAATCGAGCTCACCGATCTCGTTCAGCCGACGCTCCACGTCCCCGAGTCCAAGAACGTCGACGAACTCCTCGGAGAAATGCAAAGCGAGCGCGTCCACCTCGCCGTCGTGCTCGACGAGTTCGGAACCACCGAGGGAATCCTCACTACGGAGGACATCACCGAGGCCGTCGTCGGCGAACTGCTCGAGGAAGAAGAGGAACACCCGGTCGAATTCATCGACGAGAACACCGTCATCGTTCGCGGGGAGGTCAATATCGACGAGGTCAACGAGGCACTCGACATCGAACTCCCCGAGGGAGAGGAGTTCGAGACGATCGCGGGATTCATCTTCAATCGCTCCGGTCGACTGGTCGAGGACGGCGAAGTATTCGTCCACGACGACATCGAAATCCGGATCGAAGAGGTCGAGAATACCCGGATTACGAAATCGCGCATAACCAAAACCGTACCTGATGAGTCGTCCGAAGGCCTCGAGGAGGGCCCCGCCGAGTACGGTGAACTTAGCGACGAAGCAGAGACCTGA
- a CDS encoding mannonate dehydratase yields the protein MASTSNAAVRVGVRTRSLSRNRLRYIRQLGATDIFVDHADTEEEPDDFNDQDGAETIAVGPDQIPSVRELRAAKSRIEDAGLTFTGIQSLPYSMYGDIMFGRDDADEALEQITTLIRNLGEAGIPVLGYQWNPRSVVPMRTSPVETRGGAEATAFDYDELEEPDELAPGLERAYTEAEFWEHYQHFLETVLPVAEEAGVDLALHPVDPPVLESLGGIPRLFRNVENFEKAMDLVPSDNHGLKLCLGCFSQMGEDVTDVLRRFGERDQIVFIHFRNVVGTVPKFHETFVDRGNFDTVEAVRTLQEIGFDGAVIPDHVPKMCGDDDWRHRARGFTVGYLRGVIGTVGIESTQSPRGTPGE from the coding sequence ATGGCCAGTACGAGCAACGCTGCCGTCCGCGTCGGCGTCCGAACCAGGTCCCTCTCGAGGAATCGATTACGATACATCCGCCAGCTCGGGGCGACCGACATTTTCGTCGATCACGCTGACACAGAGGAGGAACCCGACGACTTCAACGATCAGGACGGAGCCGAGACGATCGCCGTCGGTCCGGACCAGATCCCGTCCGTTCGCGAACTCCGCGCCGCGAAAAGCCGAATCGAAGACGCAGGGCTCACGTTTACCGGCATCCAGTCGCTCCCGTATTCGATGTACGGCGACATTATGTTCGGCCGCGACGACGCAGACGAGGCCTTAGAGCAGATTACGACGTTAATCCGCAATCTTGGCGAAGCCGGCATCCCGGTCCTCGGCTATCAGTGGAACCCGCGGAGCGTCGTCCCGATGCGGACCTCCCCGGTCGAGACGCGGGGCGGGGCCGAGGCCACGGCGTTCGATTACGACGAACTCGAGGAACCGGACGAACTCGCGCCCGGCCTCGAGCGCGCCTACACCGAAGCGGAGTTCTGGGAGCACTACCAGCACTTCCTCGAGACCGTGCTCCCGGTCGCGGAGGAAGCCGGCGTCGACCTCGCGCTTCATCCAGTCGACCCGCCCGTGCTCGAGTCCCTCGGTGGCATCCCGCGACTCTTCCGGAACGTCGAAAACTTCGAGAAGGCGATGGACCTCGTTCCGAGCGATAATCACGGCCTAAAGCTCTGTTTGGGCTGTTTCTCGCAAATGGGTGAAGACGTGACCGACGTGCTCCGCCGGTTTGGTGAACGCGATCAAATCGTGTTTATTCACTTCCGCAATGTCGTCGGAACGGTCCCGAAATTCCACGAGACGTTCGTCGATCGCGGGAATTTCGACACCGTCGAGGCCGTTCGGACGCTGCAGGAGATCGGCTTCGATGGAGCGGTGATCCCCGACCACGTGCCGAAAATGTGTGGCGACGACGACTGGCGCCATCGAGCCCGCGGGTTTACGGTCGGTTATCTCCGCGGCGTTATCGGAACCGTTGGAATCGAATCGACACAGTCACCCCGCGGAACACCGGGCGAATAG
- a CDS encoding family 4 glycosyl hydrolase has translation MHQLEERSSSQSQRSAKIGYIGGGSRGWAHTLINDLLQCDDLVGTVSLYDVEYEAAEQNAELANGLVDRPEATGDWSFEACRDIDEALDGADFVICSIQDPIEETFVHDIDVPQEYGIYQPVADTVGPGGVLRSMRAIPQYREIAATVRERCPDAWVINYTNPMTVCTRALYEEYPDINAIGLCHEVFAIQRMLADVAETYVDEADDVAGEEINVNVKGINHFTWIDDVHWNGHDVFQYLEQELEERKPIPSFEPGDFEDESYWTNHHEVAFDLYDRFGVLGAAGDRHLAEFVPWYLDIDDPEEIQRWGFRLTPSSARTTDTEGPAKMEQYLSGDEAFEFTESGEEVVDIMRALVGLEPIKTHVNYPNRGQTPDLPTGAVVETNAMITGSGVAPITAGELPREVRSMVLRAIHNQETLIEAGFAGDLDLAFQAFLNDALVTIGREEARDLFVELVDLEREYLQAYDLADADVLER, from the coding sequence ATGCATCAACTCGAGGAGCGGTCCTCATCGCAGTCTCAACGGTCGGCGAAGATCGGGTATATCGGCGGTGGCAGCCGCGGCTGGGCGCACACGCTTATCAATGACCTCTTGCAGTGTGACGACCTCGTCGGGACGGTGTCGCTCTACGACGTCGAGTACGAAGCCGCCGAACAGAACGCCGAACTCGCAAACGGGCTCGTCGACCGACCGGAGGCGACCGGCGACTGGTCGTTCGAGGCCTGTCGGGACATCGACGAGGCGCTCGACGGCGCGGATTTCGTCATCTGCTCGATTCAGGATCCGATCGAAGAGACGTTCGTCCACGACATCGACGTACCACAGGAGTACGGAATCTATCAACCCGTCGCCGACACGGTAGGTCCCGGCGGCGTCCTGCGATCTATGCGAGCGATCCCCCAGTACCGCGAAATCGCGGCGACGGTTCGCGAACGGTGTCCCGACGCGTGGGTCATCAACTACACGAATCCGATGACCGTCTGTACGCGCGCGCTCTACGAAGAGTATCCGGACATCAACGCGATCGGCCTCTGTCACGAGGTGTTTGCGATTCAGCGCATGCTTGCGGACGTCGCCGAAACCTACGTCGACGAAGCCGACGACGTCGCGGGGGAGGAAATCAACGTGAACGTAAAGGGGATCAACCACTTCACCTGGATCGACGACGTCCACTGGAACGGCCACGACGTCTTCCAGTACCTAGAGCAGGAACTCGAGGAACGAAAGCCGATTCCGAGCTTCGAACCCGGCGATTTCGAGGACGAATCCTACTGGACGAACCACCACGAGGTCGCGTTCGACCTTTACGACCGGTTCGGCGTCCTCGGCGCGGCGGGCGATCGGCACCTCGCCGAGTTCGTCCCCTGGTATCTCGACATCGACGACCCCGAGGAGATCCAGCGCTGGGGGTTCCGGCTGACGCCGAGTTCGGCTCGGACGACCGATACCGAAGGCCCGGCGAAGATGGAGCAATATCTCTCCGGCGACGAGGCGTTCGAGTTCACCGAGTCCGGCGAGGAAGTCGTCGACATCATGCGCGCGCTCGTGGGACTCGAGCCGATCAAAACCCACGTCAACTACCCGAATCGGGGCCAGACGCCGGACCTCCCGACGGGCGCGGTCGTCGAGACGAACGCGATGATCACCGGCAGCGGCGTCGCACCGATTACCGCCGGCGAACTTCCACGCGAGGTGCGATCGATGGTCCTGCGAGCCATCCACAACCAGGAGACGCTGATCGAGGCCGGATTCGCCGGCGATTTAGACCTCGCGTTCCAGGCGTTTCTCAACGACGCCCTCGTCACTATCGGCCGGGAAGAGGCACGCGACCTGTTCGTCGAACTCGTCGACCTCGAGCGCGAGTACCTCCAGGCGTACGATCTGGCGGACGCCGACGTGCTCGAGCGATAG
- a CDS encoding beta-galactosidase, with protein MSIGVCYFPEHWPREQWETDVQQMADAGIEYVRMAEFSWRVLEPERGEFDFEWLDEIIGLIGEYGMEVVLCTPTAAPPRWLVAERPEILQRDRDGTVRSVGSRRHYCFNSEAYREESERVVRVLAERYADDPRVVGWQTDNEYGCHGTTRCYCDDCASAFRSWVRQEYDSVADLNDAWGTTFWSQQYDDFEQVDIPRPTPAQDHPSLALDFARFSSDSVVEYNRLQADILRGANDDWFVTHNFMNLFESVDAYDVGEDLDLISWDSYPTGHVQQAVDEASTDELRAGNPDLLSFNHDLYRSVLDRPFWVMEQQPGDVNWPPHSTQPAPGAMRLWAHHATAHGADAVVYFRWRRCLEGQEQYHAGLRKQDGSADRGYHDATQAAEELFDVDDVDAPVALLHDYENAWALGEQPHAPDFDYWQLLQAFYGGIRSHGVQVDIVHPDTSLESYDAVVAPTVHLATAQLADRLTAFVESGGELLLGPRTGHKDEYGKLASSVQPGPLTDLVGATVDQHESVPPQLEATVSRTDDTQTWYAFRTWAEWLEADGAQPILEYDGDAVEDGRTAAVRNRIGEGSVVYCGVWPEPDLAVDLVGSVLERAGVRRSAVLPGGVRVAHRGGYTWVMNFGSDPITVDLTGEASWRLGDETIDPFDLSIADGDVVDGLSVRILE; from the coding sequence ATGTCGATAGGAGTATGCTACTTTCCGGAGCACTGGCCGCGCGAACAGTGGGAAACGGACGTACAGCAAATGGCCGACGCGGGCATCGAGTACGTTCGCATGGCCGAATTTTCCTGGCGGGTGCTCGAGCCAGAACGCGGAGAGTTCGACTTCGAATGGCTCGACGAGATCATCGGACTGATCGGCGAGTACGGGATGGAAGTCGTCCTGTGTACGCCGACTGCAGCACCGCCGCGGTGGCTGGTCGCTGAGCGACCCGAAATCCTCCAGCGGGACCGGGACGGGACGGTCAGATCGGTCGGCAGCCGACGACACTACTGTTTCAACTCCGAAGCCTACCGCGAGGAATCCGAACGCGTCGTCCGGGTACTGGCCGAACGATACGCGGATGACCCGCGCGTCGTCGGCTGGCAGACCGACAACGAGTACGGCTGTCACGGCACGACTCGGTGCTACTGTGACGACTGTGCCAGCGCGTTCCGCTCGTGGGTTCGCCAGGAGTACGACTCGGTTGCGGACCTCAACGACGCGTGGGGGACGACTTTCTGGAGCCAGCAATACGATGACTTCGAGCAGGTCGACATCCCGCGACCCACGCCGGCGCAGGACCATCCGTCGCTGGCGCTCGACTTCGCCAGATTCTCGAGCGATAGCGTCGTCGAGTACAACCGATTGCAGGCCGATATCCTTCGAGGGGCCAACGACGACTGGTTCGTCACGCACAATTTCATGAACCTCTTCGAGTCGGTGGACGCCTACGACGTGGGCGAGGACCTCGATCTGATCTCGTGGGACTCGTACCCGACCGGACACGTCCAGCAGGCCGTCGACGAGGCGTCCACGGACGAACTTCGCGCCGGCAATCCCGACTTGCTCTCGTTCAACCACGACCTCTACCGGAGCGTCCTGGACCGACCGTTCTGGGTGATGGAACAACAGCCCGGAGACGTCAACTGGCCGCCCCACTCCACACAGCCCGCGCCGGGCGCGATGCGACTCTGGGCCCACCACGCGACCGCCCACGGTGCCGACGCCGTGGTCTACTTCCGGTGGCGGCGCTGTCTCGAGGGACAGGAACAGTACCACGCCGGTCTCCGCAAGCAGGACGGATCGGCGGATCGGGGCTATCACGACGCCACCCAGGCCGCGGAGGAACTGTTCGACGTCGACGATGTCGATGCACCAGTTGCACTCCTCCACGACTACGAAAACGCGTGGGCACTTGGCGAACAACCACACGCCCCCGATTTCGACTATTGGCAGCTCTTACAGGCGTTCTACGGCGGGATTCGATCCCACGGCGTCCAGGTCGATATCGTTCATCCGGACACCTCCCTCGAGTCCTACGACGCGGTCGTCGCCCCAACCGTGCACCTCGCAACTGCGCAACTGGCAGACCGGCTGACCGCCTTCGTCGAATCCGGCGGCGAACTACTGCTCGGCCCGCGCACGGGACACAAAGACGAGTACGGAAAACTCGCCTCGAGCGTTCAACCCGGCCCGCTCACCGACCTCGTCGGCGCGACCGTCGACCAGCACGAGTCGGTACCGCCCCAACTCGAGGCGACCGTTTCTCGCACCGACGACACGCAGACGTGGTACGCGTTCCGAACGTGGGCCGAATGGCTCGAGGCCGACGGCGCACAGCCGATACTCGAGTACGACGGGGACGCAGTCGAAGACGGACGGACGGCGGCCGTCCGAAATCGGATTGGTGAGGGAAGCGTCGTCTACTGTGGCGTCTGGCCCGAACCAGATCTCGCGGTCGATCTCGTCGGGTCGGTTCTCGAGCGCGCCGGCGTGCGGCGTTCGGCGGTCTTACCCGGAGGCGTCCGCGTCGCCCACCGTGGGGGATACACCTGGGTGATGAACTTCGGAAGCGACCCGATCACCGTGGATCTCACGGGGGAAGCCTCGTGGCGACTCGGCGATGAGACGATCGATCCGTTCGATCTCTCGATTGCGGATGGTGACGTCGTCGACGGACTCTCTGTGCGGATTCTCGAGTGA